One window of Candidatus Mycobacterium wuenschmannii genomic DNA carries:
- a CDS encoding MDR family MFS transporter: MTSAQTTVPPDPELSGGLVSPRQRNFVFLAIVLGMLLAALDQTIVATALPTIVADLGGAGHQSWVVTSYLLASTIITALVGRLGDLFGRKRIFQAAVTFFVAGSVLCGLSQSMGMLVGARALQGIGGGAIAVTATALIGEVIPLRDRGRYQGALGAVFGVTTVIGPLLGGYFTDHLTWRWAFWINVPVSVVVFFVAAAAIPSLTARAKPVIDYAGILLVGLGATGLTLATSWGGTTYPWGSATIIGLFTASVVALGAFVWVESRSSGPESAPILPTRLFANPVFTVCCVLSFVVGFAMLGALTFLPTYMQFVNGVSATTSGLRTLPMVAGMLSTSMGSGVVVGRTGRYKVFPVAGTAVMALAFLLMSRMDPSTSTVLQSIYLFILGAGIGSCMQVLVLIVQNTSAFEDLGVATSGVTFFRTIGSSFGAAIFGSLFTNFLHGRIGPALAASGAPAAAANSPEALRRLSPAQAAPIVDAYAASLTQVFLCAVPVALVGFVLALFLREVPLRDIGQNAADLGDGFAMPTTQTPEELLETAIARLTRGEPGMRLRSIAMRPDCRLDVAELWALLRINRYQQALGIARSTDIGEQLGIPYEVLEPTFDRLVRGGYAQRDVDRLWLTPAGLREVDFVSSLLQGWIVDKLTRSSNFEIRPDRAQVEAALNRITHRMVTQPTWDDDRSEISELVTQRLPIGRAGRSIQP; this comes from the coding sequence ATGACGAGCGCGCAGACAACTGTCCCACCCGACCCGGAGCTCAGCGGCGGACTGGTCAGCCCGCGGCAGCGTAATTTCGTCTTCCTGGCCATCGTGTTGGGCATGCTGCTCGCCGCGCTCGACCAGACCATCGTCGCCACCGCGTTGCCGACGATCGTCGCCGACCTGGGCGGCGCGGGCCATCAATCCTGGGTCGTCACCAGCTACCTGTTGGCGTCCACGATCATCACGGCGTTGGTCGGCCGGCTCGGTGATCTGTTCGGCCGCAAGAGAATATTTCAAGCCGCGGTGACTTTTTTCGTCGCCGGTTCCGTGCTGTGCGGCCTGTCTCAGTCGATGGGCATGCTGGTTGGTGCCCGCGCGCTGCAGGGCATCGGCGGCGGCGCGATCGCGGTGACGGCGACCGCGCTGATCGGTGAGGTGATTCCGCTGCGCGACCGCGGCCGCTACCAGGGTGCGCTGGGGGCAGTCTTCGGCGTGACGACCGTGATCGGCCCACTACTCGGCGGTTACTTCACCGATCACCTGACCTGGCGCTGGGCGTTCTGGATCAACGTGCCGGTCTCTGTCGTCGTCTTTTTTGTTGCGGCGGCGGCGATTCCGTCGCTGACCGCGCGCGCGAAACCGGTGATCGACTACGCCGGCATCCTGCTAGTCGGGCTCGGCGCCACCGGTCTGACGCTGGCGACCAGTTGGGGCGGGACGACGTATCCATGGGGCTCGGCGACGATCATCGGGTTGTTCACGGCATCGGTGGTGGCGCTCGGGGCTTTCGTCTGGGTCGAAAGCCGGTCATCCGGACCGGAATCCGCGCCGATCCTGCCGACCCGGCTGTTCGCCAACCCGGTCTTCACGGTGTGCTGTGTGCTCTCGTTCGTCGTCGGGTTCGCCATGCTCGGCGCGCTCACCTTTCTCCCTACCTACATGCAGTTCGTCAACGGGGTGTCGGCAACCACCTCGGGTCTGCGCACGTTGCCGATGGTCGCGGGCATGCTGTCGACGTCGATGGGCAGCGGCGTCGTTGTCGGCCGGACCGGCCGCTACAAGGTCTTTCCGGTCGCCGGGACGGCGGTGATGGCGCTGGCCTTTCTGCTGATGTCGCGGATGGACCCATCGACATCGACTGTGCTGCAATCGATTTACCTGTTCATCCTGGGCGCCGGCATCGGGTCGTGCATGCAGGTGCTGGTGCTGATCGTGCAGAACACCTCGGCGTTCGAGGACCTCGGTGTCGCCACCTCCGGCGTCACCTTCTTCCGGACGATCGGCAGCTCGTTCGGCGCGGCGATCTTCGGCTCGCTGTTCACCAACTTCCTGCACGGCCGAATCGGGCCCGCGCTGGCGGCATCCGGCGCCCCTGCCGCCGCGGCGAACTCGCCAGAGGCGTTGCGCCGCCTGTCGCCCGCGCAGGCCGCGCCGATCGTCGACGCCTACGCGGCGTCGCTCACCCAGGTGTTTCTCTGCGCGGTACCGGTCGCGCTGGTCGGGTTCGTCCTGGCGCTGTTCCTGCGCGAGGTGCCGCTGCGCGACATCGGCCAGAACGCCGCCGACCTGGGCGACGGGTTCGCGATGCCGACCACGCAGACGCCAGAGGAGCTGCTGGAGACCGCGATCGCGCGGCTCACCCGAGGCGAGCCGGGCATGCGGTTGCGCAGCATCGCGATGCGTCCCGACTGTCGGCTCGACGTCGCGGAGCTGTGGGCGTTACTGCGCATCAACCGCTACCAGCAGGCGCTGGGCATCGCCCGCAGCACCGATATCGGCGAGCAGCTGGGCATTCCGTACGAGGTCCTCGAACCCACCTTCGACCGGCTGGTCCGCGGGGGATACGCCCAACGCGACGTCGACCGGCTCTGGCTGACCCCGGCCGGACTGCGTGAAGTCGACTTCGTCTCGTCGCTGCTGCAGGGCTGGATCGTCGACAAGCTGACTCGGTCCAGCAATTTCGAGATCCGTCCCGACCGGGCACAGGTCGAGGCGGCCCTCAACCGGATCACGCATCGCATGGTCACCCAACCCACCTGGGACGACGATCGGTCCGAAATTTCTGAGCTTGTCACGCAACGACTTCCCATAGGGCGCGCCGGGCGTAGCATCCAGCCATGA
- a CDS encoding carboxymuconolactone decarboxylase family protein produces MSRIGAFPDDDLAGWMLKSPELGGGIAGFSDAVYNRNRLPMRTREVARIVIAHANECEVCVNTRDGDGLANGVDEDVYEHADQWRTWPGYSDQERIAAEFAYRFATEHTVLRDDEDFWARANEHFSEELLADLALSCAMWVGMGRVLRVLDIGQSCKLTLPSRV; encoded by the coding sequence ATGAGCCGAATCGGAGCCTTCCCAGATGACGACCTCGCCGGCTGGATGCTGAAGTCGCCCGAGCTCGGCGGCGGCATCGCCGGCTTCAGCGACGCGGTCTACAACCGCAACCGCCTGCCGATGCGCACGCGGGAAGTGGCCCGGATCGTCATTGCGCACGCCAACGAGTGCGAGGTGTGCGTCAACACCCGCGACGGCGACGGGCTCGCCAATGGTGTCGACGAAGACGTTTACGAACACGCCGACCAATGGCGCACCTGGCCCGGTTACAGCGATCAGGAGCGCATCGCCGCGGAGTTCGCCTACCGGTTCGCCACCGAGCACACCGTGTTGCGCGACGACGAGGACTTCTGGGCGCGAGCCAATGAGCACTTCTCCGAAGAGCTGCTGGCCGACCTGGCGTTGTCGTGCGCGATGTGGGTCGGCATGGGCCGCGTGCTACGGGTACTGGACATCGGCCAGTCCTGCAAGCTCACCCTGCCCAGCCGGGTCTGA
- a CDS encoding lysophospholipid acyltransferase family protein, giving the protein MASLAELKNWAREQVASRVPKADLDQRDPDYIRDQLPRTWLLASLYFRADVQHLDRIPTEGPVLLVGNHSGGNVPPDTFVFTLAFCSYFGVERPFYQLAHNLVVSAPPLGWLRKFGTVAANHDNARMALESGAALLVYPGGDYEVFRPSWERHKVDFDGRMGYVKLAREAGVPIVPVASVGGQEAALFISRGQWLAKLLMADKLLRLKSIPISLALPWGLNVSDLAGHIPLPTKISIEVQHPIEVDGDDQAVHDKVIASLQGAVDRLASRRRFPVLG; this is encoded by the coding sequence ATGGCATCGCTGGCCGAGCTCAAGAACTGGGCGCGCGAACAAGTCGCATCGCGCGTTCCCAAAGCTGATCTGGACCAACGGGACCCGGACTACATCCGCGACCAGCTGCCCCGAACCTGGCTGTTGGCGTCGTTGTACTTCCGGGCCGACGTCCAGCACCTGGACCGGATCCCGACCGAGGGGCCGGTCCTCCTCGTCGGCAATCACAGTGGCGGTAACGTCCCGCCCGACACCTTCGTATTCACCCTCGCGTTCTGTTCGTACTTCGGCGTCGAGCGACCCTTCTATCAGCTGGCCCACAACCTCGTCGTGTCCGCGCCGCCGCTGGGTTGGCTGCGCAAGTTCGGCACCGTCGCGGCCAACCACGACAACGCCCGGATGGCGCTGGAATCTGGGGCCGCGCTGCTGGTCTACCCCGGCGGTGACTACGAGGTGTTCCGACCCTCGTGGGAGCGGCACAAGGTCGACTTCGACGGTCGGATGGGGTACGTGAAACTGGCCCGCGAGGCCGGCGTCCCGATTGTGCCGGTGGCCAGTGTCGGCGGTCAGGAGGCCGCGCTGTTCATATCCCGCGGACAATGGCTGGCCAAGCTGCTGATGGCGGATAAGTTGTTGCGGCTCAAGAGCATTCCGATCTCGCTGGCGTTGCCGTGGGGTCTCAACGTCAGCGACCTGGCCGGGCACATCCCGCTGCCGACCAAGATCTCGATCGAGGTTCAGCATCCGATCGAGGTCGACGGCGACGACCAGGCCGTGCACGACAAGGTGATAGCCAGCCTGCAGGGTGCCGTCGATCGCCTCGCATCCCGCCGCCGATTCCCGGTGCTCGGCTGA